ATACTGGATCTAACGAACGCTTTAAAATGTCATTAATAGTCTGATCGCTAAAGTACCACCTAAATATAAATCGATAAAGCGAAAAGTTTAGTTtaggttaaaaaatatttaacataaaaaaatttgttaaactatatacagaaaaaaactttaccatCGATTCAAAAGATAGTTTAGCCATTCAACTGTTTCAGATTGATTTAAAGCTCTTCTCCGATGCTCTCTCATTTCGTGTTCATTGAAAAACCAATCATGAATgcgatttgtttttattttccatacCCATAAGGCATAACCACAGAGAACGATTGGCACAAGACATGATGTTTGAAAGTAGCCTAATACATACGAAATCACAATAAGAATGCATATGGTTACTGTCAACCTGTAGAGCTCTTTTTCTGCAtactttttaacaattttatcaTCAACATCAATTGTTTTCTCTTCCTCTGTGTTCATAGATTTCTTTGTTTTCGTATCCATGTTTTATAGAAATTGTTTTTTACCAGGTTTGTGTCATAGACAATTAACTGTATAAGCATCGCGCTTTTGGCAATTTTGGATAGGATTCATCAGGAGTTGTAAGAAAATAGAAATACACTTCCAGCATCCAAATAATATGCTCTTTTTGCTTTCTTAGCCTAAAGAAAAGCATAAATTATGAATCTCCTTGTTCAACTTTGTTACCAATGTTTGTTACCATCACTAAAAATAAAGCATATAaagtattgtatatatatatatatatatatatagttccaaaacttcgtagcaacacaagattgcaaagtattttcataaaaattacgacacgttttatttttaacatgtttcgactttaccaaagtcatcttcagaatattatacaaaagttgatacatacactctttatacaaaaattttttcgaaagttatttaaatatttcccaaaagtacaattttatatgaattatacacaagctaatccatgttgacaaaataatattagataaactaacaaaagttagttaaataaaatttatatacacaatttgtttaagacaattaaatatttcccaaaagtacaattttttaattttattaaatgaatttacacatgctaaatcaatatctaagtaacaaaaacgatattgaacaagcggctaatacaaaacataaaattaaacggataaattgatGATGCAATGCTTAACTTGTTTATTGAGGTCTGGTTTCAACCAAGAAATATGCATACCCTCTTTGAGTTTCCTCTGCCAATCCGTGTCTGCATGatccaaaatagaaaaacaatttttgttacATAGTAATTTACAGTTAAGATTTGACTGCATATGCTTAAATATTTGtgagtttttatcagttttcaaaTGTTCTTTAACTCTACTAGAAATGTGTCTGGTGGTTTCACCCACATAGCTAGCATTACAACtagcacaaacaaatttatacacaagtccagatttaaaagattcaggaactcggtccttgcaagaaaaataatctttaattttacacGACTTAAAAACGAGGCACACATTGATTTCTTTACACATCTTATTGACAAGTTGATTGACTTTTTCTTTGGCAGTATTAGAGTACTTGCCAATAAAAGGCAATTTAAAATACCTTTTTTCTAATACATTAGTTGTCTCTGTACTGACAGCTGTAGAAAAATTCTTATCAAGGTAATTTGAAATATGGCGGTTTACTAGTTTtgtaggaaaaaagttttttctcaaaatttcagTCAGAGCCTTAATATTAATGTCAAAGTGTTTCCAACTGTTGTTAATTTTGAAAGTCCTgtcaattttatttaactaacttttgttagtttatctaatattattttgtcaacatggattagcttgtgtataattcatataaaattgtacttttgggaaatatttaaataactttcgaaaaaatttttgtataaagagtgtatgtatcaacttttgtataatattctgaagatgactttggtaaagtcgaaacatgttaaaaataaaacgtgtcgtaatttttatgaaaatatatatatagatatttaaaGCATAAAATAAAGGTAATGTGTAATATATTCAtaactttataaaaattttaagcatTTGACGCAAGCTAATTCtactaaaagaaacaaaaataaatttcgaaATTGCACACGACACAACAATTCTGCAATATCCTCATAGCCATTCATTAATTTTTCAAGCAATTAAGACAGGTCTACTCATTCAGGaagtaaaaatttagttaaggTCAATTGCaattaattaaagaaatttaagtaaaaCCACTATACAAGAGAGTTTAAACTTTCCTGTTTTAATGTGAATACAATACTTTTAAAGAGAGttagttgcaaaaaaaaaacaataattgtgCTTGTACTGACAAGTAAAACCAaataacatgtaaaaacataaGTTAATAATGTCATAAGATCTTTGGATATGAAAAGCTTAGTTAAGAATAAAAAagtgttctcttttgtaaaaaatgttgttgttttttcataaaGGCATTCTGTTTCATTTCAGGTTTTCTatgaaaacaaaatatgaaacTGTAGTATTGCTCAcacataaaaaaagataaaaatatttcattctaGAAGTAGTTATAAATTAACATACATGTAATGAATAAGCtgacttaaaaatataaaaactgtaaaataaatcaattttaaatttttttttactaaaagtttgttttcatGCCATTGTGTACTGTTAAAAACAACACACACAGCAACGTCCATCACAGCATATCTAACTGGTGCAACTTGTTTCATCCGTACCACATCTTTATACTTGCATTTCTTCTTCTGAAACTTTCTGATACATTGATCTGATACAACAAGAGTGTGAATTACTTAACATTGTTTCAATGACCCATTCATAAAGGCTAAATGCATTATTATACAATCTATGTCATTGAGCTTATTATacataataaattattttaagaagAATCTATGTGCAAAGATACaagtaaaaatatttcacaaagaAGGAACAGATAGCCCACAAACAAAGATTTCaattatgaaattatttttatggtaAATAAAAAGAGGAAGAAATAAACTCTAACGTACATTTGACCCACTTaggaagaaaaataaattctaGACAAGAGATTATTAagcaaaaacacacaaatacACTAACACTAATTGTTATTTGTATATAACTGTAAAACCTCCTCCTTTGTGTTCTtttaagaaacaatttttttataaccaaACCTTAAATGGAAGAAAAATTGGCTCTAGACATTGTAAATTTAACAAGTTCAGACAGTTACGAGTTAATTGTTTCTATGAATCTTGAATTGACCTGCGTCACAGGCttatacatttaaaatttattgtttgtgTGTTTCACActatgattttttatatattccaCATGTTATTAGTTTATTACAAACATAGATGATAGGTTGTAACTCTTGATGTGTTGACTATATCTTGCAGTAAAGTGAACTCCACCTTTTATTATATTGTCACTATCATGTTTTATCTTCCTAAATccctttttatattatatttacttCGATTATGTAAGTAAATTTTAAACGTTTGAAGAAAGAATTAAAACACAATTAAATCTTGGCTATACAAGtcaaaatggttcaaactcAGTCCTACctagaaatgaaaaaaattttcttagcaGAATTACAGATCAAAACAATTGCAATAACATAAAATTcttaaattatatttaataaaaactacactccatttgcaaaaaaagttataaagacGTTCCCATATTCCCATTAAATAGGCGTTCCTTTGAAGGGTAAAAATGGCCCTACTATCAAAGACCGAAGCTATCAATGACCTAAGCTATCAATGGTCTAAGCTATGTGGAAAACATCCAACTTTAGAAAGGCCCAACAGGGCTAGGATTTTGCTAACCAAATAGTTATTCTTAACAGGCTTAGATATATCACAATGGCAATTTTTGCAAGCCCTTATTTATGTGGTGGAACTTTGCTGGGAAAATGGTCTCTTGGTTTTTGTTGGGAAAATGGTCCTTTGATTCAGTAAAATTTTAGAGAAAATCAGATTTACATTTCAGATTGCCTATTATTAAATATGAGATCATTGCATATACCATAACTTCTGTGATACATTGTAGAAATCTGCAGAAAATGCAATTACCTTTGCCAGTCACAGACATATGCACTCGGaaataaattattatattagatAGAGTGTAAATTTTAGAAGAGATAAGGTAAAAACcctaataaaaataaactatataatgcaaaacaaagataaaaatatgtattttttgtgtTCCTTGATGGTATAGTGATAACATCAAAATTGCTTCTGTTCAGATTAAGAAAGAATAAATATGCTTGGATGCAACTAAAATTAAGTTCAACAAAGTGAATCTCAAAAAATTTAAGCACCCTTTAATGCAAGCTAATGCTTTAGCTGCATATGTGTGTCTATAACAtcataaaaaaagacaaaatgtttttgatttgttttctttCACCAACACACTCAGAACAGAAAAGAATACATCACACAGATTTTAATATACAAATAATCTAAGATACACATGTAATAATTGTTATTTTAATAAAGGTTTCCATGCTTCAATTTTTGGTTTTGTTGTTGAATAAGGTACATAAGCATCTTTAGAGCCAGATAAATTCCTCTCGTGGTCTAGAAAAAACTTCCTTGGAGTTGGTGGGTGTGTTGAGGGTGGCTGATCTGTAGAGTGTTGCATCCAACGATGCCATTCAGGAGGAATCTGGGAACCATCATATTCCATTCTTCCCTCATAtggaaaaacaacaaatctgTTTCTTCCAACAATGTAGCTATCATTTTCATAGTATTTATTTCCATATTTGTCCTCTCCAACTAGAGTGCCTACCCTTACATTACATTCTCGTAGCAAACGACGAAATGCATTTGAGTATCCACCAACATGCTTCAACACATTTTGCTGCTCTCTTATCCACTGTACAAGTTTAGACATTGTATCTTTAATAACAAGAGAAGGAAGTTATATAAGAGATGCAATGTGTTATTAAATGTACACACAGTACCTACAAcccattttaagat
The genomic region above belongs to Hydractinia symbiolongicarpus strain clone_291-10 chromosome 4, HSymV2.1, whole genome shotgun sequence and contains:
- the LOC130640820 gene encoding NADH dehydrogenase [ubiquinone] 1 alpha subcomplex subunit 12-like, which codes for MSKLVQWIREQQNVLKHVGGYSNAFRRLLRECNVRVGTLVGEDKYGNKYYENDSYIVGRNRFVVFPYEGRMEYDGSQIPPEWHRWMQHSTDQPPSTHPPTPRKFFLDHERNLSGSKDAYVPYSTTKPKIEAWKPLLK